From Solidesulfovibrio carbinoliphilus subsp. oakridgensis, the proteins below share one genomic window:
- a CDS encoding chloride channel protein — protein MAAPPEKPEPGQPAPAPPAAAPKRGRPTIFRQPALFFKRLTRRYIRVALVRWLVLGVVAGLGSGLLAILFYLGLESLGHLLLTHLAGLTLPHPSGESLVLAEPGPYRPWLIPVFTTAVGLVTGLLITRFIPEAMDGATDGTDAMIKAFHKKAGVIRPLVPLLKGVTAIATIASGGSAGQEGPISQLGAGLGSFLAQKLGLTARQRRILLLAGAAGGLGAIFRAPLGGAITAVEVLYSEDFEAEALLPAVVSAVVAYTLFTFFFGTDAILRTPQYVFKSPLELPFYLVLAVVVSLGARFFLRTFFFFKFQVFGRIQARFGLTPSMVLGGLGMGLFGMVYPQFLGGGYGWLELSVNGQLGLGFLAGLFCGKVLATSLTIGSGLSGGMFAPALFLGGAAGGMVGQAGHWLRPDIVTQPGGYTMVGMATFFAGVAHAPIGPLIMVCEITQGYGLLAPLMLCSAVALVLCDDIHLYENQEDNKFTSPAHVADATTNILEAVPVASVFVPGRSTILEEGVTLKALADIIAGTSELVFPVKNDADKLTGILAVQDVRNVLFEASLHDLVLVRDLMRQPVAVNPDMSLYDALMLFIETDLSQLPVVAQDQPDTVLGMLSRQHVFRAYSATLKDLKKEQ, from the coding sequence ATGGCCGCCCCGCCCGAAAAGCCCGAGCCGGGCCAACCCGCCCCGGCGCCGCCTGCGGCCGCCCCGAAGCGCGGACGGCCGACGATCTTCCGCCAGCCGGCCCTTTTCTTCAAGCGCCTCACCCGGCGCTACATCCGGGTGGCCCTGGTGCGGTGGCTGGTCCTCGGCGTGGTGGCTGGCCTCGGGTCGGGCCTGCTGGCCATCCTGTTCTACCTCGGCCTCGAATCGCTTGGCCACCTGCTCCTGACGCATCTGGCCGGCCTGACCCTGCCCCACCCGTCCGGGGAATCCTTGGTCCTCGCCGAACCCGGGCCCTACCGGCCCTGGCTCATCCCGGTCTTCACCACGGCGGTCGGCCTTGTGACCGGCCTCCTCATCACCCGGTTCATCCCCGAGGCCATGGACGGCGCCACCGACGGCACCGACGCCATGATCAAGGCCTTTCACAAGAAGGCCGGCGTCATAAGGCCGCTGGTGCCGCTGCTCAAGGGCGTCACAGCCATCGCCACCATCGCCTCCGGCGGCAGCGCCGGCCAGGAAGGCCCCATCTCCCAGCTCGGGGCGGGCCTCGGCTCGTTTCTGGCCCAGAAGCTGGGGCTTACCGCCCGGCAGCGCCGCATCCTGCTTTTGGCCGGGGCGGCCGGCGGACTCGGGGCCATTTTCCGGGCCCCCCTCGGCGGGGCCATCACGGCCGTGGAAGTCCTCTATTCCGAGGATTTCGAGGCCGAGGCCCTGCTCCCTGCCGTGGTCTCGGCCGTGGTGGCCTACACGCTGTTCACCTTTTTTTTCGGCACGGATGCCATCCTGCGCACCCCGCAGTACGTCTTCAAAAGCCCGCTGGAGCTGCCCTTCTACCTGGTCCTGGCCGTGGTGGTCTCGCTTGGTGCCCGATTTTTCCTGCGCACGTTCTTTTTTTTCAAGTTCCAGGTCTTCGGCAGAATCCAGGCGCGTTTCGGCCTGACCCCCTCCATGGTCCTCGGCGGCCTCGGCATGGGGCTTTTCGGCATGGTCTATCCGCAGTTTCTGGGCGGCGGGTACGGCTGGCTGGAGCTGTCGGTCAACGGCCAGCTCGGGCTCGGGTTCCTGGCCGGGCTTTTTTGCGGCAAGGTCCTGGCCACCTCGCTGACCATCGGCTCCGGCCTGTCCGGCGGCATGTTCGCGCCGGCCCTTTTTCTCGGCGGCGCGGCCGGCGGCATGGTCGGCCAGGCCGGGCACTGGCTGCGGCCGGACATCGTCACCCAGCCCGGCGGCTACACCATGGTCGGCATGGCCACCTTTTTCGCGGGCGTGGCCCACGCCCCCATCGGGCCGCTGATCATGGTCTGCGAGATCACCCAGGGCTATGGGCTCCTGGCCCCGCTCATGCTCTGCTCGGCCGTGGCCCTCGTCCTTTGCGACGACATCCACCTCTACGAGAACCAGGAGGACAACAAGTTCACCTCCCCGGCCCACGTGGCCGACGCCACCACCAACATCCTGGAGGCCGTGCCCGTCGCGAGCGTCTTCGTGCCGGGCCGGTCCACCATCCTCGAGGAGGGCGTGACCCTCAAGGCCCTGGCCGACATCATCGCCGGCACGAGCGAACTGGTCTTCCCGGTCAAAAACGACGCCGACAAGCTGACCGGCATCCTGGCCGTGCAGGACGTGCGAAACGTCCTGTTCGAGGCTTCCCTCCACGATCTGGTCCTGGTCCGGGACCTCATGCGCCAGCCCGTGGCCGTCAATCCCGACATGTCGCTCTACGATGCGCTCATGCTTTTTATCGAGACCGACCTCAGCCAGCTGCCCGTGGTGGCCCAGGACCAGCCCGACACGGTGCTCGGCATGCTGAGTCGGCAACACGTCTTCAGGGCCTACTCCGCCACGCTCAAGGATCTGAAGAAAGAACAATGA
- a CDS encoding bifunctional riboflavin kinase/FAD synthetase, whose translation MIVVTRVEDIHEALNGVCLTIGNFDGVHMGHVKLLQRVRDRAAAASLVSAALTFDPHPRRVLLGNAAPPAITSTEHKLECIEAVGIQVAVVLPFTRELAAREPEDFVREILVEGLSLRQLVIGYDYAFGKGRKGNFELLSALGQKYGFGVERLDPVIINGAVVSSTRIRDMVQAGQVWDARPLLGRFHQVRGTVAHGQKRGRKLGFPTANLALRDELVPLSGVYAVWVEVEGSIRPGVANIGRNPTFGEFEMAVEAHILDYKGKIYGEPIRVHFVQRIRSEKKFSGPDELITRIREDVGLARMILAAPDARP comes from the coding sequence ATGATTGTCGTCACCCGCGTCGAGGATATCCACGAAGCCCTAAACGGCGTCTGCCTGACCATCGGCAACTTCGACGGCGTGCACATGGGCCACGTGAAGCTCCTCCAGCGCGTGCGCGACCGGGCGGCCGCCGCTTCGCTCGTCAGCGCCGCCCTGACCTTCGATCCCCATCCCCGCCGGGTGCTGCTCGGCAACGCCGCCCCGCCGGCCATCACCTCGACCGAGCACAAGCTCGAATGCATCGAGGCGGTCGGCATCCAGGTGGCGGTCGTCCTGCCCTTCACCCGGGAGCTGGCCGCCCGGGAGCCGGAAGACTTCGTGCGCGAAATCCTGGTCGAGGGCCTTTCGCTCAGGCAACTCGTCATCGGTTACGACTACGCCTTCGGCAAGGGGCGAAAGGGCAATTTCGAGCTCCTCTCGGCCCTGGGCCAGAAATACGGCTTCGGGGTCGAACGCCTGGACCCGGTCATCATAAACGGCGCCGTCGTCTCCTCCACCCGCATCCGGGACATGGTGCAAGCCGGCCAGGTCTGGGACGCGAGGCCGCTCCTTGGCCGGTTCCACCAGGTGCGCGGCACCGTGGCCCACGGCCAGAAGCGCGGCCGCAAGCTCGGCTTCCCCACGGCCAACCTGGCCCTTCGCGACGAGCTGGTGCCGCTCTCCGGCGTCTACGCCGTCTGGGTCGAGGTCGAGGGCTCCATCCGGCCGGGCGTGGCCAACATCGGCAGAAACCCGACCTTCGGGGAGTTCGAGATGGCCGTCGAGGCCCACATCCTCGATTACAAGGGCAAGATCTACGGCGAGCCGATCCGGGTCCACTTCGTCCAGCGCATCCGCTCGGAAAAGAAGTTCTCCGGCCCGGACGAACTCATCACCCGCATCCGGGAAGACGTGGGCCTGGCCCGCATGATCCTGGCCGCGCCGGACGCCCGGCCCTGA